A region of the Candidatus Rokuibacteriota bacterium genome:
CACGGCGCGCCGGCCGATGTCTTCTTCTCAGCCGACCGCGCCCTGGTGGACGACCTCTCCCGGGCAGCCGCGGTCATCCCCGAGACGCGGTCGTTGTATGCCCAGGGGCGCCTGGCGCTCGCCGTGTCGAAACGGGCAGGTCTCGCCGTCCGGGACCTCCGAGACCTCGAGCGGCCTGCGGTGCGGCGCATCGCCATCGCCAATCCGGAGCATGCCCCGTACGGGCGCGCCGCGCGGGAGGCCCTCCAGGCGCTCTCGCTCTGGGAGCGGCTGCGGCCCCGGCTCGTCTACGGCGAGAACGTGCGCCACGCGCTGCAGTTCGTCCAGGCAGGTGCGGCGGAGGCGGCGCTCGTCGCGCTCTCGATCGCCTCGGTGCCCGAAGTGGACACGCTGCCCGTGGACCCGCGGCTCCACCGGCCCCTCGATCAGATGGCCGCCGTCGTCCGGCGCAGCGGGCGGCCGGAGCTGGGGCTGGCCTTCCTGCAGTTCGTCCAGGGGGCCGAGGGCCGGCCCCTCATGAAGCGCCACGGCTTCCTCCTCCCGGGGGAGTTCTGAGCCGTGCCCGACCTCTTCCCGGTGTGGCTGTCGCTGCGCGTCGCGACCCTGGCGACCTGCCTCACCCTTGTCGTCGGGCTGCCGCTGGCCTGGCTGCTGGCGCGGCGGCGCTTCCCGGGGCGCGACCTGGTGGCGGCGGCCGTGGTGCTCCCGCTGGTGCTGCCGCCCACGGTGCTGGGCTACTACCTCCTGCTCCTCATCGCGAGCCAGGGCGCGCTGGGTCGCGCGCTGGGCGCTCTCGGCGTCGAGCTGGCGTTCACGTGGCGGGCCGCCGTGCTCGCGGCCGCAGTCGGCTCCGTCGCGCTCCTCGCCAAGGCCGCCCAGGCCGGCTTCGAGTCGGTGGACGCCAGGCTCGAGCAGGCGGCGCGTACGCTCGGCCGCTCCGAGTGGGGAATCTTCTGGTCCATCACCCTGCCCCTGGCCTGGCGCTCGGTGGTGGCTGGCACCGTGCTCGCCTTCTGTCGGGCGCTGGGCGACTTCGGCATCACCTTGATGGTGGCGGGAAACATCCCGGGGCTCACCCAGACGCTGCCGCTTGCCATCTACGACCATGTCCAGTCCAACCGCATGGCGGAGGCCAATACGCTGGCGCTCCTGGCGGTGGTGGGCGTCACGGCGCTCCTGATGGGTGTGGGACGCCTGGCCCGCCTCCGCTTCTAGGGGGTCAGGTCTTGCAATCCGACATTTCGGCCCGGCCCGGATGCTGCCGCACTCCCGACCGAGCACCGTCACCGGTACCCTGGCCCATGCCAGAGTCCAGGCCCGCACCCCTACCGATGCTACCGATGTCGGAATGCAAGACCTGACCCCTATGGAGCTGGTGATCAGGAAGGCGCTGCCGGGGTTCACGCTCGATGTGGCGTGGGAGGCGCACGAGAAGGTGGTGGCGCTGTTCGGCCCCTCCGGCGCTGGCAAGACGCTCACGCTCCAGTCGCTGGCCGGCCTGGTTCGGCCGGACGCAGGGCGCATCGTGGTGGGCGGCCGGGTCTTCTTCGACAGCGAGCGTGGCGTCGACGTGCGCCCGCAGGAGCGCCACCTGGGCTACGTCTTTCAGGGGTACGCGCTCTTCCCCCATCTCTCCGTGGAGGACAACGTGGGCTACGGCCTCCGCGGGCTGCCCCGCGCGACGCGGCGCCGGCGCGTGGTCGAGGTGATGGACCGCCTCGGCCTGGGCGGCCAGGCGCGGCGGCACCCGCGTGAGCTGTCCGGCGGCCAGCAGCAGCGGGTGGCGCTGGCACGCGCGCTGGCGGTGGACCCGGGGCTCCTGCTCCTCGACGAGCCGCTCTCGGCGCTCGACGCTCCCCTGAGGCGCCAGCTGAGAGAAGACCTCATGCGGATCGTGGGCGAGTGGGGCGTGCCCACGGTGCTCGTCACCCACGACCTCACCGAGGCCTTCCAGCTCGCGGAACGCATCGTCATCTACGACCAGGGGCACGTGGTCCAGGCGGCGCCCAAGTCCGACCTGCTCTCGCGCCCGGCCTCGGAACAGGTGGCGCGGCTCCTGGGCGTGCGCAATATCCTCGAGGGGGCAGTGCGCAAGGCCACCCCCGAGATCATCCAGCTCCGGTGGCGCGGCCACGACCTCGAGGCCATCAACTCGCCTGCGCGCGGCTGGCTGCCGCCGCCCGGCACCCGGGTGGTGTTCTTCATCCGGCCCGAGTACGTGCGCCTCATCCGGAAGGACCGTCCCGGGCCCGACCCCACCCACTACATGAACCGGATGGAGGGGCATGTCGTCGCGCAGGTGGATCAGGGGGCCAACTGGTCCCTCTGCTTCGCGGTGGACGGGACCGGGTCGCACGCGCACGGGAGCCACGATCTCGAGATCGAGGTGCCGCGGCTCGTGCACGAGATGCTGGAGATCGGGCGCGACCACCGCTGGGCGATCTCCATGCACCGCGGGGCGATCCACGTGCTGCCCCAGGCATGACCGCCGTCGTCGAGTGCGTGGGGGTGACGGTGGCGCACGGCGCGCGCACGGCGCTGGCGGTCCCCTCGCTGGCGGTGGCGCCCGCCGAGATCCTGGTGGTGATCGGTCCCAACGGCGCGGGCAAGTCCACGCTGCTCCGCGTGATCGGGCTGCTGGAGGCGCCGACCGCCGGGTTGGTGCGCTTCCGCGGCGAGCCGGTGACGGCGCAGGGCGGGCTCGCGGTGAGGCGCAGGATGGCGAGCGTCTTCCAGGCGCCGCTCCTCGTGGACGCCAGCGTCCGGGACAACGTGGCGCTGGGCTTGCGCTTCCGCGGCGTCGAGGCGGGGGTGGCGAGCCGGCGAGTGGCGCGCTGGCTCCACCGCTT
Encoded here:
- the modA gene encoding molybdate ABC transporter substrate-binding protein, with translation MRHARRLVAAALLVVLPWLAGPAAAQPARPALTVFAAADLAFVFKELIPLFEQRSGARVTLVLGSSGTLARQIEHGAPADVFFSADRALVDDLSRAAAVIPETRSLYAQGRLALAVSKRAGLAVRDLRDLERPAVRRIAIANPEHAPYGRAAREALQALSLWERLRPRLVYGENVRHALQFVQAGAAEAALVALSIASVPEVDTLPVDPRLHRPLDQMAAVVRRSGRPELGLAFLQFVQGAEGRPLMKRHGFLLPGEF
- the modB gene encoding molybdate ABC transporter permease subunit — its product is MPDLFPVWLSLRVATLATCLTLVVGLPLAWLLARRRFPGRDLVAAAVVLPLVLPPTVLGYYLLLLIASQGALGRALGALGVELAFTWRAAVLAAAVGSVALLAKAAQAGFESVDARLEQAARTLGRSEWGIFWSITLPLAWRSVVAGTVLAFCRALGDFGITLMVAGNIPGLTQTLPLAIYDHVQSNRMAEANTLALLAVVGVTALLMGVGRLARLRF
- a CDS encoding ABC transporter ATP-binding protein, which produces MELVIRKALPGFTLDVAWEAHEKVVALFGPSGAGKTLTLQSLAGLVRPDAGRIVVGGRVFFDSERGVDVRPQERHLGYVFQGYALFPHLSVEDNVGYGLRGLPRATRRRRVVEVMDRLGLGGQARRHPRELSGGQQQRVALARALAVDPGLLLLDEPLSALDAPLRRQLREDLMRIVGEWGVPTVLVTHDLTEAFQLAERIVIYDQGHVVQAAPKSDLLSRPASEQVARLLGVRNILEGAVRKATPEIIQLRWRGHDLEAINSPARGWLPPPGTRVVFFIRPEYVRLIRKDRPGPDPTHYMNRMEGHVVAQVDQGANWSLCFAVDGTGSHAHGSHDLEIEVPRLVHEMLEIGRDHRWAISMHRGAIHVLPQA